A window from Dama dama isolate Ldn47 chromosome 11, ASM3311817v1, whole genome shotgun sequence encodes these proteins:
- the LOC133065308 gene encoding antimicrobial peptide NK-lysin-like — MTSWAVLLIASVLLVAPGLAFSSLTPEHHDQATAHLCNGNELCQGLSPEDPQGDLVLQREELNLICGYCQKIMQMLKDMVGNNPSKNVIIHATSKVCNKMGLLSILCKMIMKNFLHRICQDILARKKPQAICVDIKLCKGKAGLI; from the exons ATGACCTCTTGGGCTGTCCTGCTCATCGCCTCAGTGCTCCTGGTCGCCCCAG ggctggccttttccagtctgaCCCCTGAGCACCATGACCAGGCAACAGCCCATCTGTGCAATGGAAATGAGTTGTGCCAGGGCCTGTCCCCGGAGGATCCCCAG GGTGACCTGGTGCTCCAAAGAGAGGAGCTGAACCTAATCTGTGGTTATTGTCAGAAGATAATGCAGATGTTGAAGGACATGGTGGGAAATAATCCCAGCAAG AATGTCATCATCCATGCGACCTCCAAGGTATGCAACAAGATGGGGCTGCTGAGCATCCTGTGCAAGATGATCATGAAGAACTTTCTCCATCGCATCTGTCAGGACATCTTGGCTAGGAAGAAGCCTCAGGCCATCTGTGTGGACATCAAGCTGTGCAAGGGCAAGGCAG GTCTCATCTGA